Sequence from the Syngnathus acus chromosome 13, fSynAcu1.2, whole genome shotgun sequence genome:
TGTTAAGTACATTTAAATTATTCTTAATTATGTcaggatttgtgtgtgtgtctttttttttttacatcatggCCATTTCATCTCAGTATCGGCTCagaaacaaaagcattttgtAGTGAGACTGTTGACATCTATGAATGGAGCagtgtctgtgtttttttttattttcaaattcctAATTTGATATGCGCTAAGTGTGCAAAGCGAAGAAGAAATACAGATtctaaataacacatttaaattTGAAGCCTCATGAGGAACGCTAGCAACTTTGCCATTGTTACAGACGCGCCTCACCCGAGAAGTAATATTGCTTATTTCATTCTTTTCCTCACCTGAGACAATGCTGCCATTGTGCTGTCATTGCTTGCTGGAATGATTCAAGTGCTTCTCTTGTATTTGCAGCAGCGGAGCATTCATGGAGCTCAACAAAATGGTGACCCTGTGGATATTTTGCTTGTGTCTCATCGGAGGAAGCCGCAGCAACAGGCCCAGTTCGCCCTCGGCGGCGGATACGACCGAAAATGGCATATCAGGTGAGCGGGCTTGTCAGCAGTTGGAAAAATATCTGGTAAATCTACCAAAAGTTTACAGTCAATATTCACAGAAAGTTTAGATCGATCAATGTGAAAAGATATTGCACAAGTCAGTTACGATGTTAGCTGGAGTCGAGCAGCCGGACTCAAAGTCGGCGTGCGTCTTAGCGGCTGGCCTATATGTGGCCCGGCTGAGAATAGTCCGGCTGGCTCCGCATTCTCCAGCGCACATCAAAACGCTTAGTCAGAAAGGAAGCAATTGACCTAACTGCCatcgcagctgtcaatcattgccAGAGTTTGGGCCGTGTGAAGATTCCCTTTGAATTACTTGATCCACGCGTGCAGTATGAAATTCCCATCCTGATCGGCAAGATGGGCAGTGGTCAGTCACTCCTTGGCATCCCGGGGGAAATTTCTGAAAAATGTCTGTCTACGCCCTTATGTGAAAAATTCTGTGGGCTGCCTAATTATTGACTTCTCCCTTGCTGGCACTACTAGCGCAAAAGTTCTTTTCTGATGCTGAAATGGATCTCGAGCAGGCTGGCCGAGATCTTTTTGTGTGGGACCACCTATTGTTGACTAACATGAAACGGATGCGTGAAAAAAAGCTGCAGCGTTTTCCGATGCCACGTGTGGTTTTTCTGAGTGCATCACTCAAACCAAAACCTCCATATTGTACCAGAGGCATCTGTTGGGCCCGAGTAACATTCGGCGTGGTGTGTTAGCAGTTAGCATGGCTGCTTCCCAAGCAGGCTTCCCAAGATGGTCACCTGGGCCTCGTGTCTTTTTGCAGACTGTAAATTGTGGATATGAGCGAGAACGCAATGCACGCTCGCATTCAGCTTTgcagtttttctttcctgctGTCGGTAGCTGTAAACGTCGTTGTAAACGTGTGGCATGTGGTCTGCGCTGCGGATGACTTGCAtaattgaagaagaagaaaaaaaaagcaggccaACTGGTTTGTCGTTCTCTTATCTGCATGCTCGACAGAAGTTTGCAAGGCAAATGATGGGAGAGTCGCAGGTGAACGCTTTCACACGACGACAACTTGCCAGctgcactttctttttttatttgttgaggGGGGCAGCGGAAATATGTCGCTCTCCCGCCGCTGATCATGCCAACTTCTTCAGTGTTGTAGGCTTTTCCTGTTCAGTCTGGTGTCAAGACTTGCTGTAACACGTGAATAAAGCGCAACTATGCTATGTTGCTAAAGTTGACGGACCAGTCCTGGACTTGACTGTTTGAATTTGGCAATTGCTCAGCTTCACAGTGCAAAACTTCTAGAATGGAGGACAGAGTCAAAGCAGCAGTGCTTCTCACAAGCACATGGCGTCATCTGCAAATGCACACAGAAAGCTGACAAGTGCGGCACATTCCAAACAAGCTTTTCTGGCCGcgcaaggaggaggaagcaaaCGCAAAAAGGAAGGAGGTCCGGGAAGTCGGGAGCCACTCGATAAAGCCACGCTGACAGATTGGCCAATTATGCAATAACGTCCTCGCCTGTCTTTGGCACAAACGAGTCTGTGCCGATATTTCAAGACAATTCAAACCGTCTGTGATGACCGAGCATTTGTTCCGATTTCATAGCCGCCGCTCGACACGTCCTGACATTGCGCGCCACTTTGTCCCCGGCAGATTTGTGTCGCATCGACGAGCCGCTGTGCCGAGATGAGAACCCCATCCTCAGCTTCGAGGCCATCCGCAGCATCCACAAGCAGATGGACGACGACAAGAACGGCAACGTGGATGTGGCGGAGACGGACGGGGTAGGTGGCGGCGGACCGATATGCTTCATTAAAAgtcaacacgtggattttgtggaaatcaatttattaatatgCCATTGAAAATCATTCGATACCACGTCGAGAAACATTTGCTGGGCTGCCGAGGAGCCGTTAGCGGCGAGCTAATTTGCTACAGCTCTCAAAGTGCTCTGCGTGGGCGGGCACTCCTCGACCCCTCGATGAAGTTCGAGTCGCCCGTACCTGCGGAAACCCCGATGCCGTCGCTTCACTCAACCTCAAGCGGCTTTGTCATCAAGAAgctcataaaaaaatcatccctCGGCCGACGGCGAGGGTTCCTCATTCGTGCTCTCGGCTGCTCTTTACCGGAACTCGTTTTTGTCAATCATTAACGTGGAGTACACACTTGATGAAACTCTGACGTCTATTGGGAGAGCTTTCCCTCCATGGCGGCCCCATTTGAAACGATCACTTGAGGCCTTTCTATCTTGTGCTGGTGAGAATTCAAACAACTCTTGTGTCGAGTTGTGCTACTTGACACCAGCAAGCACCCGTGTTTTCACGCATGTTAACTATATCAAGAGTAGCACTGAGCATTCCCGCCACTCTTGCAGCTTCAGTAACAGCTGGAACGTCTCCACCGTCTCCTTTGGCGCGTGACACCATTGCATAATACAAAAGGAGCCAGGCGTGGCGCACTAAACTGCAATTGTGGTCGCCCCGCAGTTCCTGAGGGAGGATCTCAACTACCACGACCCCAAGGCCAAGCACAACAGCTTCCACGGAGACGACCAGTTCATCAGCGTGGAGGATCTGTGGAATGCCTGGAAGGGCTCGGAAGGTAGCGCtctcaaaaagaaagaatggaaTGTTGTGATGATGCAACACTTTGTCTCACTCGCTGTCCCCCGCGCTCGCACTGTTTGTCATTTGTCCTCCGTGTGAGTGAACAATCTGCGGCTCTCCTAATCTGCCACTTGACTTTTTGGCTACCGGTCAAGGCGCTCTATCTGCCGCCGTGTCGAGCAAAGAGCGACACACTTGGCAACATCCTCCAGCCTGTCGACACAGATACTGTCGCAATACCCGCTCTCATCTGTCGTTTCTGCCTATTGTCTTTCACACCTTCACCGTCTGCCGCCTTTTCTCTCACTCGCGCACGTTGACTTTGCGCCAGCAGTTTGGGTGCTGCCGGTTACGTTaccccccctcacccctcCCTCTCCCTTGTCACTGTTATGACACCGGATAGCTCGTTTGGGCTAAAGCCCGGACGCGAACGTTACAGGCGCTCTCTGGCTACCACGCAAAGTAAACCTTCATTTGGAGCCAACTTGTGCGGTTTAGCCTGGCATAGCACGTTTTTCCCCTAACTTGTCATAAGTAGGCAGCAGAGACCCCACCATTTgcaaattcatttaaaagctAACGTTCCATCACGTGAGAACAGTTTCTAATGTGTCGCTCGTCATCTTGAGCGTCGAGCTACATTTCAGGGGCATCCGCTAACCTCCGCTTCCCTCTTGCTGTCCTCAGTCTACAACTGGACGGTGGACGAGGTGGTGGAGTGGCTCATCAGCTACGTGGAGCTGCCGCAGTACGTGGAGGCCTTCCGCAAGATGAGCTTTAACGGCAGCGCCATGCCCAGGTCCGCTACGTTTAGCCAAGCCGCCTGATGTTTGCGCTCGCATCTGGCTCCTGACTTCCTTCCCCCCGCGTCTGTTCTCCTTCAGGCTGGCCGTGAAGAACTCCACTCTGACGCACGCCATCCTCAAGATCCTGGACCGCAGCCACGTTCAAAAGCTGCAGCTCAAATCTCTGGACACCGTGCTGTTCGGAGCGCCCCTCAGTAAGTGGCGGcgccacattttgtttttcgtcTGCGCGTTGCGCTAAAGTGTGATTCTCTCATCAGTTCCGCATACTTTGTTGTTAGCTCAAAAGGAGGGCAGATAAGAGAtcaggattaaaaaaacaaaaagctgggAAGAGGAAGTGTTCAGCTCTGGAGTCCATACAGATGTTCAGCTCTGCTGCAATATTCGAAACATTTGCATGGGAAACCAGGAAATATCAAGGCGGCCATCATGTTGCTTTTATCTGAGCAGATTATCTGACCACACGAGCGAGCAGGGGCGACACCGGCTTGGCCTACTTTGTTGACGATGTGCAGCGAGAAAGGGGAATCTGCACGTGGCATATGTCGCCGTGGATTTCACCACCCGGGAGGGAGGACACAAGCGGGCGCCGTCTGGCCTTGACAGCCTCTTTAAGCGCCCGCTGCGCCTCCCGCAGCATTTTCAAACATGCGCACAATGAGCGTGCACCGCTTGCATACATTTGAACATCCAATTTTATTGTGACCATATTTGAACATCAACTCTCCTTCCATAATGACGGCACAATGCCTGACTGCAAATGTGCGTCCAATCCTGTTTCAAAATGGCTGTCACAATGTCACTGGCTCGCTGACAAAACGGGAACTGAGCGGTTGTATTTCAATCCGGGGTGTGTTTGAACTCCACCGCAACACTCTGAAGAGAGACGCGCTTGCGTTGCGGCGACATCAACTTCCCGTTCGAGGGACTTCAGGAAGGAACTACTcgtgtgcacaaaatgagagcCGGCGAGATGTGTTTGCGGGTTGACTTTGAAAGCGGGTCGTAACCTGATCCCATGCCTCGCCCAAATATTTGGATCGTATTCCTTTGAATATTTAATCGTCTGTGCTTACAAGCTGCTCAGTGGGATGTACTCAGCATTATATTTTCTGAGGATGACACAAATGAGCTtgagtcatttctttttttttttttttttagcagctcAGATTCAAAGCAGCGCTATCCAGAGGCTGAGCCGCACTGTGTTTGTTGGCCGAGCAGACGGGAGTGGTGCTCCTGGTTTTGCTTGCAgcaaaaaactaaacaaataaaaaaactgtgtGTGTTCCAGTGAAGAGGCacaaccacctgaaggactTCATGCTAGTGGTGTCCATCGTCATCGGGATGGGCGGCTGCTGGTTCGCGTACATCCAGAACCGCTACTCCAAGGATCACATGAAGAAGATGATGAAGGACCTGGAGGGCCTGCAGAGGGCCGAGCAAAGTCTGCACGACctgcaacaaaagtgagtccTTTTTGATTCCTTCAAACCGGTTTGTCGGCTCTCGGCTTCCTTTTTGGGAGTGCGTGGCAGTCAGTGTGCTTCCTAATATTTCAACAGCCTTGCGGAACCGATAAGATCAGAGTGAGCCGTTTCGGGGCGAGCTCCATTGTGGCGAAGGTGATTGAAGAAACTATTTTGGGGGCCGCTAATACGACGAGGAATGCGCTCCAGAGCCCGCGTGCTGTCTTGTCTTGTTCCTTTCAAGGAGACGCTGCTCCTTGGCGCCGGCCGGCGATCCTAGTGGCGAGATGCGCTCGACTGCTGGCGGCGGTCCAGCGAGGCTCAAACACTGTCTCGCGCGCTGACCTCATTTGACAAGTTCAATTCTGATATTTATTAGCGATAGAGAATGATAAACAATAGCTGAAGCCGATATGCTATCGCGGTCAAAACCCAAATATGTGTGCAGCTTTGTGTGTCCATGTCAATCCACTCTGGCTTCAGAATGAAAGTCCAATGTCGCAGTTCTTGAAGCTTAGGCCGCCCGTGTATGTTCCCCTGATCCCTCCCGCCAGCTGCTCTCTTTCCATAGCCTCCGACTCGGGCCACTTGATACCGCCGCGTCCCTGTAGGGTGAGGCGTTAGGAGGAGGCGGGATTTCCTGGGAGCCTTTTACAGAACCCCGCGATTCAGAGACGAGGTGTTAAGCGTGATCGCTTAACATGTGGGGCGGAGGGGGGGCTCTGATGCTAATTCTGCCCCAGCGGACAAGGGCAAGTCAAGTACGGCTCATCGATTTCTCCTGCGAGGTTGAGCGGGAATCTTCTCTTTGATGGGGATGGCCTTCATTCCCACGCCACGCTCCCTTGTGGAAGTGCTGCACTGTGATGATGGGCTGGCTCGCTCTGTGCGTGACTAAGCGCTGAGTAATTAAGTCATGGCTGATGAAGCCCTCCTCCTTTGTAAAGTCATGCTCCAGTCTAAAAATAGAagtgacacgcacacacatgcacagtgtCGCGGTCGCACACAAGCACTGAGCAACAAACTGTACTGTTCTATAATTGCACGCCGACAGCTGTCGAAGCCTCCAGTGCCATTTTATTGTGAGCCAGCCATCAGCTGAGGAGCGTTCTGTGCCGTGCGATTGCTCGGCAGTGTCCGTGGTGGCTTCTCTCGGTGCGTGTCAttgctgacgtcagcgcctGCACAGCCATAAAGCCAGTGTAACAACTTGAAAAGTCATTTCATAACGATAAATaagaaggatggatggatttgtgttttttaaggTGATTTACAAAATGTACCACATGTCTGTAAATGTGCGGCATGCTAATTAGCCTCAATGCTGCCCCTCGTGTCGCCGGCAGGCTGCAGATCGCCCAGGAAGAGCACCGCTCGGTGGAGGTGGAGAAGGTCAACCTGGAGCAGAAGCTGCGGGACGAGATCAGCACGGCCAAGCAGGAAGCCCAGCGGCTCAGGGAGCTGCGCGAGGGCACCGAGAACGAACTCAGTCGACAGAAGTACGCCGAAGAGGAGCTGGAGCAGGTATTGAAAGCTCGGGCCGCTGTGGAAAATGCGTGACGTCATATCACGAATTTTGAGAATTTGAACAAAtagaacttttatttttattcaattagtTGTGGATTTAATCATGGCCTCTGTTGTTGTTGGCAGGTGCGCATGGCTCTGAAGAACGCCGAGAAGGAGCTGGAGTCACGGAGTGGCTGGTCCCCTCCGGAGCCGCTCCAAAAGTGGCTGCAGCTCACCCACGAGGTGGAGGTCCAGTACTACAACATCAAGAAGCAGAACGCCGAACGGCAGCTCCTGGTGGCCAAAGAGGGGGTACGACACTTGCGTTACATTCTCAAATCGATTTATACTTTGGCGGGACGTGacgcactttttgttttgctgtgttACAGGCGGAGAAGATCAAGAAAAAGAGGAACACCCTTTTTGGAACTTTCCACGTGGCGCACAGCTCGTCCCTGGATGACGTGGACCATAAGATTTTGGCAGCAAAGTGAGGCAGTCTGTTTCTTTATATTGAATCCTACTTTTTTTGACGAGCGCGTGACTGacgggttttttgtttttgctcgcTCGCCAGACAAGCGCTGGGCGAGGTGACGGCCGCCCTGCGCGAGCGTCTCCACCGCTGGCAGCAGATCGAGCTGCTCACCGGCTTCATCGTGGTCAACAACCCGGGCCTGCCCTCGCTGGCGTCGGCCCTCAACCTGGACCTCGGCTTCGCGGGCGGACGGGCCACGCCACAGCACTTCTTGGTATCGGACGACATGGACGACCTGGACGAGGACATCATGCCCGCCGTGCTGCAATGTAAGAGTTCGTCCGAGTCGCTGGGCTCGTCGGTGGGGAGTAGCAAACGATCCCTTAAGCATCCCAAGAGCCTGCTGGGGAAATCTAGACAGCACAACTCGTGACGGGTCGGACGGAGGTCGGCTGGAGGCGGAGTTTGATGTCTGTCAATCATGTACTGTTCCATTTGCCATCATCTCCCTGAACGCATGCATGTGTCCACCTGTCCTTGATGACGACGCTCGGTTGATTGAAGACTCAAAACTCAGGGTCCCGAAGTGTGCATGTTGTTTACGGCCACCTACAGATTatggacagatggatgaaTCCACCATGTTGCCTTTTGTATTAGATTCTATTCACAAGgtttacagatttttttttgggacagtAGCTTAGCAAAATCCTTGAAGTGCCACATGTACTTTTTGGCCTCGCCGTCCATTTTCTAtgcaaaaaccaaaataatttgccactcttgttgttgttcttgtaGTGGATGTTTGGAGGAATTTCCGTAAGTCTCCTCATGGGCGTTAATTGCTCTTTCTATCTCACTCCTTTCTCTTCACGGCTGCGCCGCTGCTACCTCGCTCGCACCTCCCGCCGTCTTCCCCGTTTGCTCAACTGCAGACGGCGCTCGGCTTTTGGAGCGGCGAGCCAGTGACCTGTGGTCCGTCGGCTCCGATTGTCAGCCCATGTGGAAAAATCTCGGTTGGCTTCTTTCTTGATTGAttaacccccctcccccaccaccaAATCAAAGTCACCACCGTCCGACCCACCCCGGCTTTTTCCCCTGCTTTTAACCTCACCAGCGGCATCTAACGTCTCCTAAAATCTTTTGAAGCGCCTGTCAAAGCAGCCATTGTGCCTGCCTACCGCCTTGATATTCAATTTGGTTCCAATTGAGTGTCCAGTTTATTTGGATAACATCTGCTTTTTTGAAATAGGTTTTtgtcacttctttttttttttatacaatctCCTGCTTGTAATTACAATCTTAATTGTCGTAAGGGACCTAAGAAGTTATGTTACTCTTGATGTATAgtttcagatgttttttttttttttttttttttttttttttttttttttaaatgccgaTGTCGGGCTTTATTGATAACAAGAGTATGGGTATGTGCGATCccctccaaaagtattggaacggcAAGCCTGCTTTTGTACTCTCCATTTGGCATTCAAATCAAGAGATAAATATGAAACCAACTTGTATTTGATGTTATTtacatgtgcatgtgtgggtctgaaacacaaataaaacgaAAACAACGCAATGGACCTTGCAGTTGCAATACTTTTGGAAGTGCTTTGACGGGCCAGAATCATTGTGTTGCAAACAAGTGAAATACGGTGCACCCCCTGCTGGCGTATTTGCATGGGAAGCCATCTTCAGCTTGCTCCTTTCATGCTAAGGCCACAACTGTGTCTAATGTAGAAGTAGTGCTTTGGCGCAGCCATCGGCGTCTTGGTGTCAAGCGACAATGAGGGGACGAGCTTTATCTTTTCAGACAACTGGCAGGGCAGGGGGTTCACCGTAGCAACACCTGCCTCCCGATTTCCTTTCTTGCACATGTAAACAGGAAAGACACCACAAATGGCGGGCGGCCTTTTGGAAAAGACTCCTTGTTTGGTTGACGCAATGGTCAAGATAGTCATAACCTTTTCCGATTCAATATCTTCATCCTACATGTGTATTGTCAAATGTCATGTGTAAATCTAATAATAGAAATTAGACAACAGATGCAGATGCAATATTGGAGCTTTGTTGTATATATTCCagtgccccctggtggctaAGACATGATCTTatctaaaatcatattttttgccacattttcaaacacaacAATTCTTTATTTGTCGTGACGTGGAGTCAATTCCCAGCCCCGCCCctttttggtgtgtttccACCGACCGGCAGCGCCTGCCACTTTTGGATAACGTGCTTGTCGCTTTGTGCCCGCAGCTCCCAGCATGATGTCACTGCGCCAGCGCCACATGGACCCCCACCTGGCTTTGAGCTCGCAGAGGTTGGTAGAGGGTTCCCTGCCGGAGGGTCAGCAGGGGGAGGGAGCCTCGCACCCGGGTCCCCCCCGTCCCCGGCCCACCTTCCGCGAGTCCCGCAGTCATTCTTTTGGCCACCTGGAGAGTCTGTGCCTGCCCCCGCTGGCCTCCGCCGTGTCCCACCCCGCCATCATCTGTAGCTCTGGCGCCAATCCGCATTGCTCCTCCTCCGTGGCCCTTCATCCCTCCCACGTTTATCAGCCTTCCTTCCAGCCCATGGACCCGATTCCCGACCTCGCTTTCTCCGACGTCTCCAAAGCGCACTCGCCGCGTCGCGACAGCTTGGGGTATCCATCGCCGTGCGGCATGCGCCTGTGGACGCTAAGCGGCTGCGCTCACAAGCGTTTCTAACGCATGCGATGCCCTGCGGTGCGGTACAACCTCGCAAGCCCGACATCGGGCCGTAACCCAAAATTCAGCCCAAACCTAAAACCTGACCATGGTGATTCCTAACGTAACTAACCACCAAGattttttcccaaatgaaatcttttaatatttttgattAATATGCTCACTTTCAGCGCCAAATATTGACAATCCATCCGATGAAGCATTTCGGAAGGTTCAACTAAAGTCTCGCTCACTTTGCTTCACTCGACATTccttttgcttgttttgcaTTCCTCCTGCTCCAAGCTCACAGTTTTCTCTTTGCCTGAAAACAAACACCTTTGGATAACCTTTGACCCGCAGGCTGAGGTGTTTCCCGTTTCTATCCGGCAGGGACCTGAATcgctcggactcggactcgtcgCTGTCCCTGTCGCAAGCGGGCGACCGCCTTTCGGCGTTTGGCTCCAAAGGCCTCCTGATGAAGCCCACCTCCCTCCTGCACGGCCTGCCCAACGGCGGCGCCCGGCTCCACGAGGGCGGCGCCGGCGAACACCTGCCCGACAGCCCCGTGCTCATGATGAGAGCGTCGACGCAGGTGGAGGGGGCGGCGGCCGAGGCCCACAGCCCCGCCGAGTCCACCCGCTCGCTCAGCTCCACCGAGCCGGAGACGCCCTCGCCCACCTGGGCCAAGGGCGCCACCCGCATCCCGCAGCTGTCGGCCAAGAAGAGCCCGCTGGAGGAGGACAGCGGCTCCACAGGCGAGGACACGGATTCCTCGGCCGCGCGCAAGAAACACACCTTCAAGATCTTcaagaagcagaagaaatGAGAAccactcctttttttcttttttcttttttttcggggggtggggggttgggTTAACTGCTCACAGTACTCACAAAAACTTTTGGCTGAAGTGAAATTCCACCGTGAACCCAAAGGGGCTGTAAtctatctaaaaaaaaacatgcaatgagTACTTGAAATGCCTCCaaatccaaaacacacacacgcaaaaggTGACTGCTACCATGCATGACCTAGCTACCGTATTTGACGGAGCATTCGGTACACCGGTCgattttgcattttgacagatttgtctttttaaaaacttcGGTTACATTGCTGTtaaatgtgcatttgtttttccatcttgAAATTTAATTCAAAAACTGCATATTGCTCACTTTCTGCcaggtgtatgtgtgtgttgggtcTGACGCATTGTCAGAGGTATTTTTCAATGGCAGTCTCGAAGGGCAACAAACCACGCATGTCTTTGGTTTGAATCCTGGCAATTTGATAAAATCTTATCACAGACTCCTTGAATGACTCAAAAGGGCTCGTTTTGGTCCAGTGGGAGTTTTACtccttttgggggggggggggggggggggggcttgtaCCAGACTATACGGCGGTGTTGGgtctgtttgtgtttatttaaacGCGTTATTTATTGGAATACACATCTTATGACATCAGGAGAGAAGAAATGTtaccaaaaaaatgtaagagtcctttttttttttatatatatttctattaGCTTCTTACGGTACGAACAGGATCGCATTGTATTACGATTTCAACCGAAGGCCTTCTTAGAatcgttttattttgcactcgcCTGACCAAggcatcactttttttttttttgcagcagcagcatcccaGCAACCCAAGTGTTCAAGATGGATGCtgtagatcaggggtgtcaaactcattttttttcgcgggccgcattgtagtcataggttctttcggagggccattatgactgtcaacccaaataaacgTATGAGCACCtcgtattatatacagtaaaagctacaaaaaaacctgacaaataactcgttttcaaatcagacgtataaaaactggtcaaatatttaaaatatatatatattattaaaagtgaagacaatttgcaattctagtaatgacacgaatttgatgcacaatttgtcttcgcgggccacataaaatgatgtggcgg
This genomic interval carries:
- the stim1a gene encoding stromal interaction molecule 1a isoform X1, producing MELNKMVTLWIFCLCLIGGSRSNRPSSPSAADTTENGISDLCRIDEPLCRDENPILSFEAIRSIHKQMDDDKNGNVDVAETDGFLREDLNYHDPKAKHNSFHGDDQFISVEDLWNAWKGSEVYNWTVDEVVEWLISYVELPQYVEAFRKMSFNGSAMPRLAVKNSTLTHAILKILDRSHVQKLQLKSLDTVLFGAPLMKRHNHLKDFMLVVSIVIGMGGCWFAYIQNRYSKDHMKKMMKDLEGLQRAEQSLHDLQQKLQIAQEEHRSVEVEKVNLEQKLRDEISTAKQEAQRLRELREGTENELSRQKYAEEELEQVRMALKNAEKELESRSGWSPPEPLQKWLQLTHEVEVQYYNIKKQNAERQLLVAKEGAEKIKKKRNTLFGTFHVAHSSSLDDVDHKILAAKQALGEVTAALRERLHRWQQIELLTGFIVVNNPGLPSLASALNLDLGFAGGRATPQHFLVSDDMDDLDEDIMPAVLQYGARLLERRASDLWSVGSDCQPMWKNLAPSMMSLRQRHMDPHLALSSQRLVEGSLPEGQQGEGASHPGPPRPRPTFRESRSHSFGHLESLCLPPLASAVSHPAIICSSGANPHCSSSVALHPSHVYQPSFQPMDPIPDLAFSDVSKAHSPRRDSLGDLNRSDSDSSLSLSQAGDRLSAFGSKGLLMKPTSLLHGLPNGGARLHEGGAGEHLPDSPVLMMRASTQVEGAAAEAHSPAESTRSLSSTEPETPSPTWAKGATRIPQLSAKKSPLEEDSGSTGEDTDSSAARKKHTFKIFKKQKK
- the stim1a gene encoding stromal interaction molecule 1a isoform X3 translates to MELNKMVTLWIFCLCLIGGSRSNRPSSPSAADTTENGISDLCRIDEPLCRDENPILSFEAIRSIHKQMDDDKNGNVDVAETDGFLREDLNYHDPKAKHNSFHGDDQFISVEDLWNAWKGSEVYNWTVDEVVEWLISYVELPQYVEAFRKMSFNGSAMPRLAVKNSTLTHAILKILDRSHVQKLQLKSLDTVLFGAPLMKRHNHLKDFMLVVSIVIGMGGCWFAYIQNRYSKDHMKKMMKDLEGLQRAEQSLHDLQQKLQIAQEEHRSVEVEKVNLEQKLRDEISTAKQEAQRLRELREGTENELSRQKYAEEELEQVRMALKNAEKELESRSGWSPPEPLQKWLQLTHEVEVQYYNIKKQNAERQLLVAKEGAEKIKKKRNTLFGTFHVAHSSSLDDVDHKILAAKQALGEVTAALRERLHRWQQIELLTGFIVVNNPGLPSLASALNLDLGFAGGRATPQHFLVSDDMDDLDEDIMPAVLQSPSMMSLRQRHMDPHLALSSQRLVEGSLPEGQQGEGASHPGPPRPRPTFRESRSHSFGHLESLCLPPLASAVSHPAIICSSGANPHCSSSVALHPSHVYQPSFQPMDPIPDLAFSDVSKAHSPRRDSLGDLNRSDSDSSLSLSQAGDRLSAFGSKGLLMKPTSLLHGLPNGGARLHEGGAGEHLPDSPVLMMRASTQVEGAAAEAHSPAESTRSLSSTEPETPSPTWAKGATRIPQLSAKKSPLEEDSGSTGEDTDSSAARKKHTFKIFKKQKK